In Drosophila bipectinata strain 14024-0381.07 chromosome 2R, DbipHiC1v2, whole genome shotgun sequence, one genomic interval encodes:
- the LOC108131417 gene encoding uncharacterized protein — translation MRLIFWTCLLFLGSCQGYVRFTNLKCESLDEEFILFPTCRLNVVGRGIIAANVYAKLLKLPITRMVMRFNMYRKLNGYHPFLFNVSHEICHFMKYPNRKQVFYYFHRAFMSSSNLDHTCPYNHDVIVRNCSLEDKMFKMVPLPQGSYKLTLEMDNGAFKWVAIVTMYLDINVDKED, via the exons ATGAGACTGATTTTTTGGACCTGCCTGCTATTCCTCGGGTCCTGTCAAGGATATGTCCGCTTCACCAACCTAAAATGCGAGAGCTTGGACGAGGAGTTCATACTCTTTCCCACCTGCCGTCTAAATGTCGTCGGAAGGGGCATCATAGCTGCCAATGTCTATGCGAAGCTTCTGAAACTGCCCATAACCAGAATGGTGATGAGATTCAACATGTATCGCAAGTTGAATGGCTATCATCCGTTTCTGTTCAATGTATCCCATGAAATATGCCACTTTATGAAGTATCCGAATCGCAAGCAGGTCTTCTACTATTTTCATAGGGCATTTATGTCTTCCTCCAACCTGGATCACACCTGTCCCTATAAT CATGATGTTATTGTGAGGAACTGCTCTTTGGAGGATAAGATGTTTAAAATGGTTCCGTTGCCCCAAGGAAGTTATAAACTGACTCTCGAAATGGACAATGGAGCTTTCAAATGGGTTGCCATTGTCACCATGTATCTGGATATTAATGTGGATAAAGAGGATTGA
- the LOC108131823 gene encoding zinc finger MYND domain-containing protein 11, whose amino-acid sequence MRSDFPPLAIRIWMHKLKKGVALPAATLEKCLLNKMSSDAASLSVANACERGILVPRTEGTRSKRVSLAFCQKLSSLTIPANDPYCYECHLPGDLKECPACIRTFHESCRRKDPEKPNYCVPSDKGQPYRLPQNESDEEDENPTEDFPQTPTPEPLLDHNSNINEGHVTSDTPAFLKHESLEWDDDVFFVSERKGSRQRKQANVKDEHQTNLDSDTSSELEYCTRCRLLKMASLHNPPQLDKQELASLLKYSWGTHHSWLDRDVSKYMAKNWNDRDRALVKRILFKTKILGVADIERNIASKKYIYLTEFLVDLLDLQHNIAVFYGPKSVEYTATKWLLRDVTHDIREIRKCPDCFRYSNEANLSSLWFAKPCLQRHELVFAKQAGSPPWPAKVISVSRRKPIKYDVRFFGGSHSRALISERDIIPIESDIQSHFKPKNSKALNAALRELQCHMILSHYSASQFGFYADPKIAENLIQVALSHCNESSETPQSTKKRKLNSTSSNSPVPKRILPVRRCSIAFRSEALQETGSSYADSVIYQNLASEIIQANEELVKCQGELAVMRQKLEAVKRKRWCYLCLKEAAFDCCFTASYCSGECQRRDKRRHQATCKVNQ is encoded by the exons ATGCGCAGCGATTTTCCGCCTTTGGCCATCCGGATTTGGATGCACAAGCTGAAAAAGGGCGTGGCCCTGCCTGCGGCCACCCTAGAAAAGTGCTTGTTAAATAAAATGAGCTCAG ATGCAGCTAGCTTGTCGGTGGCAAATGCATGTGAAAGGGGCATCCTCGTGCCACGAACTGAAGGCACCCGGAGCAAACGTGTCAGCCTCGCCTTTTGCCAGAAACTAAGCTCCCTGACGATACCTGCAAATGATCCATACTGCTATGAGTGCCATTTGCCCGGTGACTTAAAGGAATGTCCGGCATGCATACGGACCTTTCACGAGAGTTGCCGGCGCAAAGATCCCGAAAAGCCCAACTACTGTGTACCCTCGGACAAAGGGCAGCCGTACAGGCTACCGCAAAACGAATCCGACGAAGAAGATGAGAATCCGACTGAGGATTTTCCTCAAACACCGACTCCGGAGCCACTATTGGACCACAATAGTAACATCAATGAGGGGCATGTGACTTCGGACACTCCGGCATTTCTTAAGCACGAAAGCTTGGAATGGGACGATGATGTTTTCTTTGTAAGTGAGCGCAAAGGATCTCGCCAACGAAAACAGGCAAACGTCAAGGACGAACATCAGACAAACTTGGATAGTGATACTAGTAGTGAGCTGGAATATTGCACCCGCTGCCGTCTACTCAAGATGGCCTCTCTTCACAATCCTCCGCAGTTGGATAAACAGGAGTTAGCAAGCCTTCTGAAATATTCTTGGGGAACGCACCACTCCTGGCTGGACAGAGACGTGTCCAAATATATGGCGAAGAACTGGAACGATCGTGATAGAGCGCTGGTCAAGCGCATTCTTTTTAAGACTAAGATACTTGGGGTGGCGGACATCGAGCGGAATATAGCGTcgaaaaagtatatatacttGACAGAGTTCCTTGTGGATCTCCTTGATCTGCAACATAATATTGCCGTTTTCTATGGTCCCAAGAGCGTAGAATACACTGCGACAAAGTGGCTCTTACGAGACGTAACGCATGACATCCGGGAGATCCGTAAATGCCCCGACTGCTTTCGATATTCCAATGAGGCCAATTTATCAAGCCTTTGGTTTGCAAAGCCTTGTCTCCAGCGCCATGAGCTGGTATTCGCCAAACAGGCAGGGTCACCACCCTGGCCCGCCAAG GTTATCAGTGTTTCCAGAAGGAAGCCAATTAAGTATGATGTAAGGTTTTTCGGAGGCTCTCACTCGAGGGCCCTTATCTCTGAACGTGATATCATTCCCATCGAGTCGGACATACAGTCGCACTTTAAACCTAAAAACTCCAAGGCTTTGAATGCTGCACTGAGGGAACTTCAGTGCCACATGATATTGTCCCACTACTCTGCATCGCAATTTGGTTTCTATGCTGATCCGAAAATAGCCGAGAATCTCATACAAGTGGCCTTGTCTCACTGTAACGAGTCCTCCGAAACTCCACAATCGACAAAGAAACGAAAACTAAACTCCACTAGCTCCAATTCTCCCGTGCCCAAGCGTATCTTGCCGGTACGTCGCTGCTCGATTGCATTTCGAAGTGAAGCATTACAGGAGACCGGGTCTAGCTATGCTGACAGCGTCATCTACCAGAATCTGGCGTCTGAAATAATTCAGGCAAATGAAGAGTTGGTAAAGTGTCAAGGTGAATTAGCCGTCATGCGTCAGAAACTAGAAGCGGTAAAGAGGAAGCGCTGGTGCTATCTTTGTCTGAAGGAAGCAGCCTTTGATTGTTGTTTCACTGCGTCCTACTGCAGTGGTGAGTGCCAGCGACGGGATAAGCGACGACACCAGGCAACTTGTAAAGTCAATCAATAA